Proteins from one Impatiens glandulifera chromosome 2, dImpGla2.1, whole genome shotgun sequence genomic window:
- the LOC124927834 gene encoding probable peroxygenase 4, whose translation MTALQKHVSFFDRNKDGIIYPKETFQGFRAMGTNFALSTAAAALIHQGLSQKTRPGKPPSLQLPIEVKNIKGGKHGSDTGAYDNEGMFVESKFEEIFTKYAVTHKGALTEGELGAMLKGNKVPKDTAGSIAAYTEWKMLYSMCKDKDGLLQKPIVRATYDGTLFYQLEKSHKGK comes from the coding sequence ATGACTGCATTGCAAAAACACGTTTCTTTCTTCGATAGAAACAAGGATGGAATTATTTATCCAAAGGAGACATTCCAAGGATTCAGAGCAATGGGTACTAACTTCGCCTTGTCCACTGCGGCTGCGGCTCTCATCCATCAAGGCCTTAGCCAGAAAACCCGACCTGGAAAACCTCCGTCTTTGCAATTACCAATAGAGGTAAAGAACATTAAGGGAGGCAAACACGGGAGCGACACGGGTGCGTATGACAATGAAGGAATGTTTGTGGAATCGAAGTTTGAGGAGATATTTACAAAGTATGCGGTTACACATAAAGGTGCCTTAACAGAAGGTGAATTGGGGGCGATGTTGAAGGGTAATAAGGTACCTAAGGATACTGCTGGATCGATTGCTGCTTATACGGAATGGAAAATGTTGTATAGCATGTGCAAGGATAAGGATGGTTTGTTACAGAAACCTATTGTAAGGGCCACTTATGATGGAACCTTGTTTTATCAGTTGGAGAAGAGTCATAAgggaaaataa
- the LOC124923940 gene encoding calcium-transporting ATPase 1, endoplasmic reticulum-type-like gives MGKGGHANGKQVDTTPGDKEVYPAWAKDIVECEEKFDVNRGYGLTASEVEKRRLIYGSNELEKHEGPSILRLILDQFNDTLVRILLVAAIISFVLALFDGKRGDGKMDITAFVEPLVIFLILIVNAFVGVWQESNAEKALEALKEIQSQQATVIRDGRKIPTLPAKDLVPGDIVELRVGDKAPADMRVLQLISSTVRVEQASLTGESEAVNKTSKPVPEDSDISLKKCMIFAGTTVVNGSCICLVTQTGMSTEIGQVHSQIHEASQNEEDTPLKKKLNEFGEALTSIIGVICVLVWLINVKYFLTWDYVNGWPTNFKFSFEKCTYYFEIAVALAVAAIPEGLPAVITTCLALGTRKMAQKNALVRKLPSVETLGCTTVICSDKTGTLTTNQMAVTKLIAMGHSANSVRSFNIDGTTYNPFDGKIRDWPVGQMDANLQMIAKIAAVCNDAGVEEVTGNNFIVNGLPTEAALKVMAEKMGLPNGLDAGKNPISSDPLRCCQIWNKLAKRIATLEFDRDRKSMGVIVSSESGRKSLLVKGAVENLLERSSFIQLVDGSIEKLDQASKDTILRSLVDMSSSALRCLGFAYKDDLLDFATYNGDEDHPAHQLLLNPSNYSSIENNLIFVGLAGLRDPPRSEVRGAIEDCRVAGIRVMVITGDNKNTAEAICREIGVFETYEDISGRSLTGKEFMSLRDPKAHLRQGGGLLFSRAEPRHKQEIVRLLKEDGEVVAMTGDGVNDAPALKMADIGIAMGISGTEVAKEASDMVLADDNFSTIVAAVGEGRSIYNNMKAFIRYMISSNMGEVASIFLTAALGIPEGLIPVQLLWVNLVTDGPPATALGFNPPDKDVMKKPPRRSDDSLINAWILFRYLVIGLYVGIATVGVFIIWYTQKSFLGINLTGDGHSLVTYSELANWGQCPSWEGFSVSPFTAGSQTFHFEDNPCDYFQTGKVKAMTLSLSVLVAIEMFNSLNALSEDGSLLTMPPWVNPFLLLAMSVSFGLHFLILYVPFLARVFGIVPLSLNEWLLVLAVALPVILIDEVLKFVGRCMNRVASRKQSKKKTE, from the exons atggGTAAAGGAGGACATGCAAATGGAAAGCAGGTGGATACAACGCCAGGGGATAAAGAGGTTTACCCAGCGTGGGCTAAGGATATTGTTGAATGTGAAGAGAAGTTTGATGTGAATAGGGGGTATGGATTGACAGCTAGTGAAGTGGAGAAGAGAAGGCTGATTTATGGGTCAAACGAACTTGAGAAGCATGAAGGTCCGTCTATTTTAAGGCTGATATTGGATCAATTCAATGATACCCTGGTGAGGATTTTGCTTGTTGCTGCGATCATATCTTTTGTTCTGGCTTTGTTTGATGGTAAACGGGGTGATGGGAAGATGGATATTACTGCTTTTGTTGAACCTTTAGTGATTTTTCTGATTTTGATTGTGAATGCCTTCGTTGGAGTTTGGCAAGAGAGTAATGCTGAGAAGGCATTAGAGGCTTTGAAAGAGATTCAATCACAACAGGCTACAGTTATTCGTGATGGAAGAAAGATCCCCACTTTACCTGCGAAAGACTTAGTTCCTGGTGATATTGTTGAGTTACGGGTGGGAGACAAAGCCCCTGCTGACATGAGGGTTTTACAATTAATCAGCTCAACTGTTAGGGTTGAGCAAGCATCATTAACTGGAGAAAGTGAGGCTGTTAATAAGACGAGCAAACCTGTTCCAGAAGATTCTGACATTAGTCTCAAGAAATGTATGATCTTCGCTGGGACGACAGTAGTAAACGGAAGTTGTATCTGTTTGGTTACTCAAACAGGAATGAGTACCGAAATCGGACAAGTCCACTCGCAGATCCACGAGGCATCACAAAACGAGGAAGACACGCCTCTAAAGAAGAAGCTGAATGAATTTGGAGAAGCTCTGACCAGTATCATTGGAGTAATCTGTGTACTTGTTTGGCTTATTAATGTCAAATATTTCCTAACCTGGGATTACGTTAATGGCTGGCCAACTAATTTCAAGTTCTCATTTGAAAAGTGCACTTACTACTTTGAGATTGCTGTTGCATTGGCTGTGGCTGCAATTCCAGAGGGCTTACCGGCTGTTATCACTACTTGTTTGGCTCTAGGAACTCGTAAAATGGCTCAGAAAAACGCACTTGTCAGGAAGTTGCCTAGCGTCGAGACTCTTGGCTGTACAACAGTTATATGTTCTGATAAAACTGGAACTTTGACCACTAACCAGATGGCCGTTACAAAGCTTATTGCCATGGGCCATAGTGCAAACTCTGTTAGATCCTTCAATATAGATGGGACTACTTATAATCCATTTGATGGGAAAATTAGAGATTGGCCAGTTGGTCAAATGGATGCTAACCTTCAGATGATTGCAAAAATTGCGGCTGTGTGTAATGATGCAGGTGTAGAAGAAGTGACAGGAAACAATTTCATTGTCAATGGTTTGCCCACTGAAGCAGCACTAAAG GTTATGGCTGAAAAGATGGGGCTTCCAAATGGATTGGATGCTGGTAAAAATCCAATCAGCAGCGACCCATTGC GTTGCTGCCAAATATGGAATAAACTAGCAAAACGAATTGCTACTCTTGAATTCGACCGAGATAGGAAATCTATGGGAGTAATTGTTAGCTCCGAGTCAGGAAGGAAGTCATTGCTTGTGAAg GGTGCTGTTGAGAACTTATTGGAGCGTAGCTCCTTTATTCAATTGGTTGATGGTTCTATAGAGAAATTAGATCAAGCTTCAAAAGATACAATTTTGAGAAGCCTTGTTGATATGTCTTCAAGTGCCTTGCGTTGCTTGGGTTTTGCCTATAAGGATGATCTTCTCGATTTTGCTACATACAACGGGGATGAAGATCATCCTGCTCATCAGCTTCTGCTAAACCCATCAAACTATTCCTCAATTGAGAATAATCTAATTTTTGTTGGCTTGGCTGGATTGAGG GATCCACCTCGAAGTGAGGTGCGTGGAGCTATTGAGGACTGCAGGGTGGCTGGAATTAGAGTCATGGTCATTACAGGAGATAACAAGAATACTGCAGAGGCTATTTGTCGGGAAATAGGTGTTTTCGAAACATACGAGGACATAAGTGGTAGAAGCTTGACAGGAAAAGAGTTTATGAGTCTACGTGATCCAAAAGCTCATTTGAGACAAGGTGGAGGTTTACTTTTCTCCAGAGCTGAACCGAGACATAAACAAGAGATAGTGAGATTACTGAAAGAAGATGGAGAAGTGGTTGCAATGACTGGCGATGGGGTGAATGATGCTCCTGCTCTTAAAATGGCCGACATTGGAATTGCAATGGGAATTTCTGGGACTGAGGTTGCAAAGGAAGCTTCCGACATGGTTCTAGCTGATGACAACTTCAGCACCATCGTTGCTGCTGTTGGCGAGGGCAGGTCCATTTACAATAACATGAAGGCCTTCATAAG GTACATGATTTCATCGAATATGGGAGAAGTTGCGTCTATATTTTTGACGGCTGCTTTGGGCATCCCAGAGGGCTTGATTCCTGTTCAGCTCCTGTGGGTCAATCTTGTGACTGATGGACCACCAGCAACAGCCTTGGGTTTCAATCCGCCAGATAAAGATGTGATGAAGAAACCCCCACGAAGGAGTGACGACTCACTCATAAATGCTTGGATCTTGTTCCGATATCtg GTAATTGGATTATATGTTGGAATCGCTACTGTTGGTGTATTCATCATATGGTACACACAGAAATCTTTTCTGGGGATCAACTTGACAGGGGATGGGCACAGCCTAGTCACCTATTCTGAGCTGGCCAACTGGGGCCAATGCCCTTCATGGGAGGGTTTCTCGGTATCGCCATTCACTGCAGGATCACAGACGTTTCATTTTGAAGACAATCCTTGTGACTACTTCCAAACAGGAAAAGTAAAGGCGATGACTCTCTCATTGTCCGTCTTGGTTGCCATAGAGATGTTCAATTCCCTTAATGCCCTTTCAGAGGACGGTAGTCTCTTGACGATGCCCCCGTGGGTCAACCCGTTTTTACTATTGGCAATGTCTGTCTCATTTGGGTTGCATTTCTTGATCCTTTATGTCCCGTTTCTTGCTCGAGTGTTTGGAATTGTTCCCCTCAGCTTGAACGAATGGCTTCTGGTGCTGGCAGTTGCGCTACCCGTGATCTTGATCGACGAAGTTCTCAAGTTTGTGGGTAGGTGCATGAACCGAGTGGCATCGAGAAAACAATCCAAGAAGAAGACAGAATAA
- the LOC124925016 gene encoding probable peroxygenase 5 yields the protein MPEAFGNNMTALQKHVSFFDRNHDGIIFPNETLEGLMALGSNITLSTAATALIHTALSQKTRPGKPLSMLFPIEIENIKGGKHGSDSGAYDNEGMFVESKFEEIFTKYAVTHKDALTEGELGAMLEGNKVPNDVAGSVAASTEWKMLYNLFKDKDGLLQKQTVKDSFDGTLFYQMEKKNNNNAK from the coding sequence ATGCCAGAGGCTTTTGGGAATAATATGACTGCATTGCAAAAACATGTTTCTTTCTTCGACCGTAATCATGATGGAATTATATTTCCAAATGAGACATTGGAAGGACTCATGGCACTCGGTTCTAACATCACTTTGTCCACTGCGGCTACAGCTCTCATCCATACAGCCCTTAGCCAGAAAACCCGACCTGGAAAGCCTTTATCTATGTTATTTCCGATAGAGATTGAGAACATTAAGGGAGGCAAACACGGGAGTGACTCGGGTGCGTATGACAATGAAGGAATGTTTGTGGAATCAAAGTTTGAGGAGATATTTACAAAGTATGCGGTTACACATAAAGATGCCTTAACAGAAGGTGAATTGGGGGCGATGTTGGAGGGTAATAAGGTACCTAATGATGTTGCTGGATCGGTTGCAGCTTCTACAGAATGGAAGATGTTGTACAATTTGTTTAAGGATAAAGATGGTTTGTTGCAGAAACAGACTGTGAAGGATTCATTTGATGGAACCTTGTTTTATCAGATGGAgaagaagaacaacaacaatgccaaataa
- the LOC124925017 gene encoding probable peroxygenase 5: protein MTTLQKHVSFFDRNKDGIIYPKETFEGFRAMGTNFALATAAAALIHQGLSQKTRPGKPPSLQLPIEVENIKGGKHGSDTGAYDNEGMFVESKFEEIFTKYAVTHKTALTEGELGAMLKGNKVPKDTAGSIAAYTEWKMLYNMCKDKDGLLQKSIVRATYDGTLFYQLEKSHKGK from the coding sequence ATGACTACATTGCAAAAACACGTTTCTTTCTTCGATAGAAACAAGGATGGAATTATTTATCCAAAGGAGACATTTGAAGGATTCAGGGCAATGGGTACTAACTTTGCCTTGGCCACTGCGGCTGCGGCTCTCATCCATCAAGGCCTTAGCCAGAAAACTCGGCCTGGAAAACCTCCGTCATTGCAATTACCAATAGAGGTAGAGAACATTAAGGGAGGCAAACACGGGAGCGACACGGGTGCGTATGACAATGAAGGAATGTTTGTGGAATCGAAGTTTGAGGAGATATTTACAAAGTATGCGGTTACACATAAAACTGCCTTAACAGAAGGTGAATTGGGGGCGATGTTGAAGGGTAATAAGGTACCTAAGGATACTGCTGGATCGATTGCTGCTTATACAGAATGGAAAATGTTGTATAACATGTGCAAGGATAAGGATGGTTTGTTACAGAAATCTATTGTAAGGGCCACTTATGATGGAACCTTGTTTTATCAGTTGGAGAAGAGTCATAAGggcaaataa